A genomic region of Pseudomonas sp. KU43P contains the following coding sequences:
- a CDS encoding biotin/lipoate A/B protein ligase family protein, with the protein MTDQPLALTVEQGLHAEQELLAAVCRGEHESGVLFWRPTDHALVMPRRMSRLDNFEAACSELAIAGWPVLLRETGGEPVPQSHSTVNVALVYVAPRSEGDHGRIENAYERLCLPLCDVLREWGGVASVGEIDGAFCDGRYNVNLNGRKLVGTAQRWRQGLGGKRPVVLVHGALLLDNERESMVAAVNRFNECCELDQRCRADSHIALHEVVPEAPWFERLSRAYNDVLAALPKD; encoded by the coding sequence ATGACTGACCAACCTCTGGCGCTGACCGTCGAACAGGGCCTTCACGCCGAACAGGAGTTGCTGGCCGCCGTCTGCCGCGGCGAGCATGAAAGTGGTGTGCTGTTCTGGCGCCCGACCGACCACGCTCTGGTCATGCCCCGGCGCATGAGCCGCCTGGACAACTTCGAAGCCGCCTGCTCGGAACTGGCCATCGCAGGCTGGCCGGTGTTGTTGCGCGAAACCGGCGGAGAGCCTGTGCCTCAGTCCCACTCGACGGTGAACGTTGCGCTGGTGTATGTCGCCCCGCGCAGCGAAGGCGACCACGGCCGTATCGAAAACGCCTATGAGCGCCTTTGCCTGCCACTGTGCGATGTATTGCGTGAATGGGGTGGTGTGGCTTCGGTGGGTGAGATCGATGGCGCCTTCTGTGATGGTCGTTACAACGTCAACCTGAACGGTCGCAAGCTGGTTGGTACGGCGCAGCGCTGGCGCCAGGGGCTGGGCGGCAAGCGCCCGGTCGTACTGGTACATGGCGCGCTGCTGCTGGATAACGAGCGCGAGTCGATGGTCGCTGCGGTCAACCGTTTCAATGAATGTTGCGAACTTGACCAGCGCTGCCGTGCCGATAGCCATATCGCACTGCACGAAGTCGTGCCCGAGGCGCCTTGGTTCGAAAGGTTGTCACGGGCCTACAACGATGTGCTGGCGGCGCTGCCCAAGGATTAA
- the trpC gene encoding indole-3-glycerol phosphate synthase TrpC — translation MSVPTVLERIIARKFQEVAERSARVSLAELERLAKAADAPRGFANALIEQAKRKKPAVIAEIKKASPSKGVIRENFVPADIAVSYEKGGATCLSVLTDVDYFQGADEYLKQARAAVSLPVIRKDFMVDPYQIVEARALGADCVLLIVSALDDVKMGELAATAKDVGLDVLVEVHDGDELERALKTLDTPLVGVNNRNLHTFDVSLETTLDLLPRIPRDRLAITESGILNRADVELMEINEVYSFLVGEAFMRAEQPGLELQRLFFPDQVKKNVQQLD, via the coding sequence ATGAGTGTGCCGACGGTGCTGGAAAGGATCATTGCCCGTAAATTCCAGGAAGTGGCCGAACGCAGCGCGCGCGTCAGCCTTGCCGAGCTGGAGCGCCTTGCCAAGGCCGCCGATGCGCCGCGTGGTTTCGCCAATGCCCTGATCGAACAGGCCAAGCGCAAGAAGCCGGCAGTCATCGCCGAGATCAAGAAGGCTTCGCCGAGCAAAGGTGTGATCCGCGAGAACTTCGTGCCTGCGGACATTGCTGTCAGCTATGAGAAAGGCGGAGCGACCTGCCTGTCGGTGCTGACCGATGTGGATTACTTCCAGGGCGCTGACGAGTACCTGAAGCAGGCCCGTGCCGCAGTATCGCTGCCGGTGATCCGCAAGGATTTCATGGTCGACCCGTACCAGATCGTCGAAGCCCGTGCACTCGGTGCCGACTGCGTGCTGCTGATCGTGTCGGCGCTGGATGATGTGAAGATGGGCGAATTGGCCGCTACCGCCAAGGACGTCGGCCTGGACGTCCTCGTCGAAGTGCATGACGGTGATGAGCTTGAGCGTGCCTTGAAGACACTCGACACACCGTTGGTGGGTGTCAACAACCGTAATCTGCACACCTTCGATGTCAGCCTGGAAACCACCCTCGATTTGTTGCCGCGTATTCCGCGTGATCGCCTGGCCATTACTGAAAGCGGCATTCTCAATCGTGCGGATGTCGAGCTGATGGAAATCAACGAGGTGTACTCGTTCCTGGTCGGCGAGGCGTTCATGCGGGCCGAGCAGCCAGGGCTGGAGTTGCAGCGGCTGTTCTTCCCTGATCAGGTGAAGAAGAATGTTCAGCAACTGGACTGA
- the trpD gene encoding anthranilate phosphoribosyltransferase encodes MDIKSALSRIVGHLDLSTEEMRDVMRQIMTGQCSEAQIGAFLMGMRMKSESIDEIVGAVSVMRELADKVELKSLDGVVDIVGTGGDGANIFNVSTASSFVLAAAGCTVAKHGNRAVSGKSGSADLLEAAGIYLNLTPVQVARCIDSLGIGFMFAQSHHTAMKYAAGPRRDLSLRTLFNMLGPLTNPAGVKHQVVGVFTQALCRPLAEVLQRLGSKHVLVVHSKDGLDEFSLAAPTFVAELKNDEITEYWVEPEDLGMKSQSLHGLAVENPQASLELIRDALGRRKTENGQKAAEMIVLNAGAALYAADHAMSLKAGVELAHDVLHTGLAWEKLQELGAFTAVFKVENEA; translated from the coding sequence ATGGATATCAAGAGCGCGTTGAGCCGTATCGTCGGCCACCTGGACCTGAGCACCGAGGAAATGCGCGATGTGATGCGCCAGATCATGACTGGCCAGTGCAGCGAAGCGCAGATCGGTGCCTTTCTGATGGGCATGCGCATGAAGAGCGAGAGCATCGACGAAATCGTCGGCGCGGTATCGGTCATGCGCGAGCTGGCCGACAAGGTCGAACTGAAAAGCCTCGATGGCGTGGTCGATATCGTTGGTACCGGCGGTGACGGCGCCAACATCTTCAACGTTTCCACTGCCTCTTCTTTCGTCCTGGCGGCAGCGGGTTGCACGGTTGCCAAGCACGGCAACCGCGCGGTGTCCGGCAAGAGCGGCAGCGCCGACCTGCTGGAGGCCGCAGGTATCTACCTGAACCTGACGCCCGTCCAGGTTGCACGCTGCATCGACAGCCTCGGCATCGGCTTCATGTTCGCGCAGAGCCATCATACTGCGATGAAGTACGCCGCCGGCCCGCGTCGTGATCTGAGCCTGCGTACCTTGTTCAACATGCTCGGCCCGCTTACGAATCCGGCCGGAGTGAAGCATCAGGTGGTAGGCGTGTTCACCCAGGCGCTGTGCCGCCCGCTGGCCGAAGTGCTTCAGCGCCTGGGCAGCAAGCATGTGCTGGTGGTGCATTCGAAGGACGGCCTGGACGAGTTCAGCCTGGCCGCGCCGACGTTCGTTGCCGAACTGAAGAACGATGAAATCACCGAATACTGGGTCGAACCGGAAGACCTCGGCATGAAGAGCCAGAGCCTGCATGGCCTGGCCGTCGAGAACCCGCAAGCTTCGCTGGAGTTGATCCGCGACGCTCTGGGCCGCCGCAAGACTGAAAATGGCCAGAAAGCGGCCGAGATGATTGTGCTCAACGCAGGCGCGGCATTGTATGCCGCAGACCACGCCATGAGCCTCAAGGCCGGTGTGGAACTGGCCCACGACGTTCTGCACACCGGGTTGGCCTGGGAGAAACTGCAGGAGTTGGGTGCCTTTACGGCGGTATTCAAGGTGGAGAACGAAGCATGA
- a CDS encoding aminodeoxychorismate/anthranilate synthase component II yields MLLMIDNYDSFTYNVVQYLGELGAEVKVIRNDEMSIADIEALNPERIVVSPGPCTPSEAGVSIEAILHFAGKLPILGVCLGHQSIGQAFGGDVVRARQVMHGKTSPVYHRDLGVFASLNNPLTVTRYHSLVVKRETLPDCLEVTAWTAHDDGSVDEIMGLRHKTLNIEGVQFHPESILTEQGHELFANFLKQTGGRR; encoded by the coding sequence ATGTTACTGATGATCGACAACTACGACTCATTCACCTACAACGTCGTGCAGTACCTTGGCGAGCTGGGTGCCGAGGTGAAGGTCATTCGCAACGATGAAATGTCCATTGCCGACATCGAAGCCCTCAACCCCGAGCGCATCGTCGTTTCTCCGGGCCCATGCACGCCAAGCGAAGCAGGTGTATCCATCGAGGCCATCCTGCATTTTGCCGGCAAACTGCCAATCCTCGGCGTGTGCCTGGGCCACCAGTCCATCGGCCAGGCGTTCGGTGGTGACGTGGTGCGCGCCCGCCAGGTGATGCACGGCAAGACCAGCCCGGTCTACCACCGCGACCTTGGCGTTTTCGCCAGCCTCAACAACCCGCTGACGGTGACCCGCTACCATTCCCTGGTGGTCAAGCGCGAGACGCTGCCCGATTGCCTGGAAGTGACCGCCTGGACCGCCCACGATGATGGCTCGGTCGACGAGATCATGGGGCTGCGTCACAAGACGCTGAATATCGAAGGGGTACAGTTCCACCCCGAGTCCATCCTCACCGAGCAGGGCCACGAGCTGTTCGCCAACTTCCTCAAGCAGACCGGCGGCCGCCGCTAA